In Deefgea piscis, the genomic window TATCTTCAGGGGTACGCCTTTCTTGATTTTGAGCTTGTGTTTTATCTCGTCCGTAAGCGAAAAAAGCACAAATACTAAGCAATAAAACAACCGGAAAAATCAATTGACCCAATCCACTGCGCCAAATTAAGGCTGGCCATAAAATCAGTAACATCAAAGTCAAACTATCAATCAAATCCCATCCCGACGACGTCACCTTCTTCTTGATTGGACGAGCTAGTTGACCAACAACAGCTGCCAGAGCTAATTGCCGCCCCTGTCCATCTCTCCCTGCCTCAAACGTCACGAGATCGCCAATTTGAGGGCGGCCTTTTGTCGTTCGTTTAATCGCTTTGATATGCAAAAAATAACGCTCGCCATTTTCTGTAGAAACAAAACCAAACCCTTTATCATCGTTCCACTGAATAAGCTTTCCATTTTTTATCATCTGGCTTCTCTTAATCCGACACAGTTAATCTGACACAGCGAGCTAGCTCGTAGGATGAGTGGCGCAAAGCGAAACCCACATCAATCGATGGGTATCGCCAAAAATCGGCTCAACCCATCCTACTTGGTTTTAAACGGCACACCGCTTGGTGCTGGCTGCTCATCTGCCGCTTCACACCCAAACAGCACCTCCCCGCCTTGCTCATGCACCCAATGCTGGCCGATTTGGCGTTGGTCAGTGGCGAATTTGGTTTTTTTGCGTTTGATTAGCCGCTTGACCATCAATTGCACTTCTTTGGGGGCGCTGGCGATGGTGCTCAGTACCGCCGTTTCATGCTGATTGCCGCCGTCTAGCGCGTCTTTTACCACGGTATTCCATACGGTGAGCACCGTGCGCATAACGCCGGCGAACTGCGCCTTTGAGCAGCCATTAGGTAAACCAACTAACACCGGCTGGGCAAAAGTCAAAATAACTTGGGTAATTTGTTCGTCTTGAGCGTTCAACAGAAATCCTTTTTCAACTAAATGGGCCAACCCGCAACCGCGTTTTTGCTGGCTTATTGCGCGGGTTTTGCTTACTGCGTTTACGTCTAGTCATCAGCGACCTACGTTGGCGCTCAATCCCGAGTGTGGCACGAATGGGATTGAGCTTAACGTATCTTTCATGATGATTTCATGACCTAGATCGTTGAAATATCACGATGCGCGCTGGCTTTACGCACGGGCAATGGCTTGGGCGCAATCGGCAATCAATTGCGGACCTTCATAAATCAAGCCGCTATAAATCTGCACCACGGCGGCACCCGCACGGATTTTTTCCGCTGCATCCTCGCCGGACACAATGCCGCCAACGCCAATAATCGGCAAAGCACCATCGAGCACGCGCGACAATTCGCGAATCACCGAAGTAGATTTGGCCCGCACCGGTTCACCCGATAGGCCGCCAGCTTCTTGACCATGCCGCAGATGTTCAACGCCAGTACGCGACAAGGTGGTATTGGTGGCAATCACGCCGTCGATTTGATTGGCGATAAGTAATTCGCCCATTTCTTGGATTTGATTGCCATCCAAATCCGGCGCAATTTTGACGGCGATGGGCACATAGCGATCATATTGATCGGCCAAACGCGCTTGTTCGGTTTTTAATGCCTGCAATAGCGCGCCAAATTCACTGGCTTGCTGCAATTGCCGCAGGTTTTTGGTATTCGGGCTAGAGATATTCACCGTCACATAGCTGGCGTGGTTATACACCTTACGCAAACCGATAAGATAATCATCAACGGCATTTTCTATCGGGGTATCGGCGTTTTTGCCAATATTGATGCCGAGTACACCCTTATACTGGCTGGCTTCTACATTTTTGATCAGCTGATCAACGCCGCCATTATTAAACCCCATGCGGTTAATAATCGCCCGCGCTTCTGGCAAACGAAATAAACGTGGCTTGGGATTACCGGTTTGTGGGCGCGGCGTTACCGTACCGATTTCTAAAAAGCCAAACCCTAATTCCGCCAAGGTATCAATGTAATCGCCATTTTTATCCAAACCCGCAGCCAAGCCGACGGGATTGGGGAACTCAATGCCCATCACCGTCACTGGATTATTTTGCACTGTTGGCGTTAGCGTGCGCAAAAAGCCCGTGCTGTGCAGCAAGCCCAAGCCTTTAAATGCCGCGTGATGCGCGCGCTCCGCATCCATCATAAACAGCAGCGGTTTAGCCAGTTGGTAAGCCATGTTATAAAACCTTGTAAGTCAGTGAATTGGGATAGGTGATTGGGGATTGGTGAATGGGGATTGGTAAGGAATAAACATTCCCTACACCCCAATCCCTATTCCCTACGTCTTATTTACTGCGATTTACGCAAGCGTCATACGTATTTTGCATCAATGTCGCCACCGTCATCAAACCCACGCCGCCCGGTACTGGGGTAATCCAGCTGGCGCGCTCTTTGGCCGCATCAAATTCAACGTCGCCGCACAATTTGCCGTTTTCTAAGCGATTGATACCCACGTCAATGACGATGGCACCTTCTTTAATCCATTCGCCTTTAACAAAGTTAGGAATCCCCACGCCCGCCACCACCACATCCGCACCGCGAACTTTCTCGGCCAAATCTTTGGTTTTGCTATGGCAAATCGTTACTGTTGCTCGCGCTAACAACAATTCTAATGCTTGTGGACGACCAACAATATTGCTCGCGCCCACCACCACCGCATCTTTACCGACCAAATCAATGCCGGTTTTTTCCAGCAAAGTCATCACACCACGTGGCGTGCATGGCCGCAGCAAAGGCATTTTCAACACTAAACGGCCAATATTGTAGGGATGAAAACCATCCACATCCTTAATTGGGTCGATCAATTCAATTACTTTATCGGCATCAATATGCTTAGGCAGCGGCAATTGCACCAAAATCCCATCCACATCGTCGCGAGTATTGAGTTCGGCAACCAGCTTTAATACCTCGGCTTCTGAAGTATCAGCTGGCAAATCATAAGCAAATGAGGTAATTCCGGCGTTTTCACACTGGCGTTTTTTATTACCAACATAAACTTGTGACGCCGGATCGCTACCAACCAGAATCACAGCCAAGGCTGGAGCACGTTGACCAGCTGCGACGCGTGCATCGACTTTAGTGCGTACTTCAGCAACAATTTCTTGAGAAATGGCTTTGCCATCAAGGATCTGGGCAGTCATGGGCTTACTCCGGCTGTTCTAGTGAAGGGGCGCATTTTCTCACTATTTTACTTTTTTCACAAAAAAGTTCGCACAAGGTGTTGACGGGAAGAATTTGGCAACGTATAGTTCGGCCTCTGTTCGGGGCGTAGCGCAGCCCGGTAGCGCACCTGGTTTGGGACCAGGTGGTCGTGAGTTCGAATCCCACCGCCCCGACCAGAAACACTTAGTAGTAAATACGGAGCTCCCGTAGCTCAACCGGATAGAGCAACGACCTTCTAAGTCGTAGGTTACAGGTTCGATTCCTGTCGGGTGCGCCAAGCATGCCGAGAATTCGCAGATTATAAAAGTTTTGTGGTGGCTGTAGCTCAGTTGGTAGAGTCCAGGATTGTGATTCCTGTTGTCGTGGGTTCGAGCCCCATCAGCCACCCCACAAAAATCAAGGCCTCAACGCAAGTTGGGGCCTTGTTCATTTCCGCTTCAAAATCTCACACGGCACTCGGTAGGCAAACTCAGTATTTTTTGCCTACATGCGCAAAGTCAAAAAACCCATTCAACCTCTAGCAACACTCTTTTTACGATTCTCATCAAAAAATTGATTGAGCCATTCAGTTACTGGCTTGTGAATTCATCGCGTTCAGTCATGCTCGTCAGAGCAACTAACCCAGCTCAACTCGATTGCAATAATCCACGCTACGGTCGCTGCCGATTTTGGCAACCAGCACCAAATCGCTGTAACGCGACAATTGCATCCCTGTCGATGCAATCCGTACCGACTCCTGCGCTAAATGTGAATCAGGGGTATGCATTGAATACTTAACGGGTTCTAGCTCGATATTATTCGAAACAGCCGTTTCCGGTACGAGCGCGAAGCGCAAAATCATGCCATCACGGCAAGAAAAGCAAAATGCGCGCCTTGACCATCATTAAATTGCCAATCAGAACCTGCGCGGCTCAGCTTAGCATGCTGAACGCTATCTTTATCAAACCCCAAACCAATGAGTTGTTGCTGCACTTCGCGCAAACAACAAACCTCAGAGGACCGGATCAATAAAATAAAGCCCAAAGTGTGACTTATCGTCCGTAGACCAATAAGTCACACCACCTGGATCATGCGATAACACTCGAGTGAGAAACGCATGGTCAATCAAGAACTGATTGTATTTGGATTACGACTCAAACAACTTCGCCTTGAACAAGGGCTGAGCCAAGAGCAGCTAGGTTTATTGGCCGACTTAGATCGTACTTATATCAGCGGCATTGAACGAGGAGTACGCAATGTCAGCCTCTTGAATATTTTACGCCTAGCCAATGCTCTCAACCTTCCTGCCATTAAGCTTTTTGAGCAGGGAGGCCGATCATGATGCCTCAACGTGCACTGTACTCAAGCTCCCTCGTTGACTTTTTGACCGAATCCACCGACTCAATTATTGGTAAAATCACACAACAGCACTCGCAACATATCGAATTTTTACAAACCGGAGCATGGCAGGTTCAGATCGAGATTTTGCAGCAAGCTCTGAAGCCACTGGATAGTGGACACTTGCTATTCGAAGCCCAAATCCCACGCATGGGACGACGTGCTGATGTGGTCTTAATCTACCAAAATGTTATTTTTGTCATCGAATGTAAAATTGGAGCGCAACATTTTCATGCACAAGATTTGCGTCAAGCTCATGGTTACGCACTAGATTTACATCACTTTCATGCTGATAGCCATAATAAAATGATTGTGCCAATGCTATTAGCGAGTAAGGCGGCTAATGCACAACTCAAACTATCGAACACCATCGACAATGTCTTTCACCCTGTAAAAGTTACGCCACAAACGCTGCTCTCAGCAATTGAATTGTGCACTCTCCACATGCCAACACGACCTTCCGTTGTGATTGAGTATTGGCTCAAAGCGGGTTATCACCCTACGCCAACAATCATCGAAGCCGCACAGGCTTTATATGCAAATCACGACGTGAATGATATTTCCCGAAATGATGCTGGAGCGGTCAATTTAGAAATTACATCGCAGCGTATTCAAGATATTGTTCACCAAGCCAAACTCAAACAACAAAAAGCTATTTGCTTTGTGACTGGTGTACCCGGCACGGGAAAAACGCTCGTTGGACTCAATATTGCAACCTCACATCAGCATCTCCATGATGATGAGCATGCTGTGTTTTTATCGGGCAATGGTCCTTTGGTAGAGGTATTAACCGAAGCCCTAGCAAGAGATGCCATCGAGCGCGGTTCACTGTACAGCAAAGCACACGAACTACGATCAGCAGAGGCGAAAATTCAAAACATTCATCGTTTCCGCGATGAATCACTCAAAGACTTAACTGCCGCGCCCCCCGAGAAAGTCGTCATCTTTGATGAAGCGCAGCGAGCTTGGGATTTGGCCAGTACCGCCAAATTCATGACACAGAAACGTGGCCAAAAAGCATTCAACCAATCTGAACCGGACTTTCTAATTAGCGTAATGGATCGACATTGCGATTGGTGTGTGATTGTGGCTTTAATTGGTGGAGGTCAAGAGATCAATACTGGGGAGGCCGGTTTACAAGGCTGGGTTGATGCCTTAGTCTCCAGATATCCGCACTGGTCTGTTCACTTCTCCGAAAAGCTCAGCCAAATTGAATACGCAGGACGTGATGTTTGCTTTGCTGGCATTAAAAATGCCTACGCAGAACCTAGTTTGCATTTATCAACGTCAATGCGCTCTTTTCGCGCCGAAACCTTATCGCACATGATTCATTATCTGATTGCAAATGAGGCAGACAAAGCAGCGGGCTGCTACCAAAAATTTTCAGCCAATTTTTCTATCAAGGTGACTCGCGATTTAACGAGCGCCAAAAATTGGATAAAAAACCAAGCTAGAGCCAATGAAACCAAGGGACTTATTGCATCCTCCGGTGGCATTCGATTAAAACCCGAAGGTATCTTTGTGAAAAATCGCCTCGCAGCAGCTGACTGGTTTTTGAATTCGCCTGAGGATGTTCGCTCTTGTCATTACTTAGAAGATGTCGCCACTGAATTTGACATACAAGGATTGGAGCTCGACTGGAGCATTGTTGCTTGGGATGCTGATTATCGCTACCGAAAAGGCCGGTTCGAGCACTGGAAGTTTACCGGTTCAAGTTGGAAACAGCGCAACAAAGAAGAGCAAAAACGTTATCTTGAGAACGCATATCGCGTTCTATTAACAAGAGCGCGCCAAGGCTTAATTGTGTTCGTACCAAAAGGCGACGAACAAGATGACACTCGTCTCCCTAAGTTTTATGACGAGACATACGATTACTTAGTTGCATGCGGTCTCGACCAAATCTAAACCTACACTGTGGTACGACGTAGGGCTTAATCACCAAAGGCACTTTACGTCGAATACCCTACCTTATTGATGTATTCGATCGCAGCCCTTCAATTGCAAAGCTTAGCAGGAAATACATCAACTTTAAGGTAAATCTCATTGAGTGAGAGCTGCCTTAAAGATGGAATTCTTGCTCACAAGCCCCCTTCGTTTTTAAGGCCGAGATGATTTGCTGAGCATTTGCGCCACGCTGCGCCGCATAGAGCTGTTGGTTCTCAGCGATGGCTGCACCCATTGATGAATTATCACGTCTGGCGTACTACCTTCTGGTACATATTGATTGGCCAGCGGTTTTTAGATGCGTTCAACTAACTCAAGAAAATGGGTTCACGATGATAATTAACTCTAATGTAACTTTGTGCAGTGTATCTGTATCTAGCTATTACTAAATAAGGCTCGGTTTTATATACGTATCAATAAATATTAATGTCAAATTCAAAAATGAATAAATAGACCAAACTCGATTGGGTAGCTGTAGGTATATGCTGCGGTGAGTGGCACTCATTTTGACGTTCATTGGCTCATCGACGAACTGCAGAAAATATCAGTATTGCTTCTGCTAAGAATACGCCCGCCCCCCCCCTAAAATCGCGCCCAATTATTGTACGTTCAACGGGTTTAGTCCCTAAAAACCCAGTACATCAATACCTAGCTTCCAATCGCTGCTAACTCAGGCAATCCGTCTTTGTCACACAGCAATCAACACGTACTCAACGTCATTAGATGTTCTAAAAAAACGGCAAATTGAGAGAGACAACACTCTAAAAATATCTCTAATGGTTTGCTGTGCGAAGGCGTGGCGTTGCAGTGTTAAACGTCAATCCAAAATCAGCTTTGCGGTTATTAATTTCGGCATTAGTGCTTTGACCAAGCGGCGTCCTTCTTGCTCTTGCGCGGGTGTTAATGGCAGGTCAGGCTAGATTTTCGCTTCTCGCTTTTAATTTTGCCACGCCCAAAATGGCGTAATCCCGTTATGATGACAAGGTTTAATTAACTGACGGTAGCGCAATGGATAGCACTTTTTTCTGGCACGATTACGAAACCTTTGGCGCAACGCCGCGCTTGGATCGACCCAGCCAGTTTGCCGGGATTCGTACCGATAGCGAGCTCAATGAGATCGGCGAGCCGCTGATGATCTATTGCCAGCCCGCCAATGATTTTTTGCCCGATCCTTTTGCTTGCCTACTCACGGGCATTACCCCGCAAACATGCTTAGAAAAAGGCGTGCCCGAAAATCAATTTGCCAATTTAATCGAACGCGAGCTAGCTCAGCCGGGAACAATTGGTGTGGGTTACAACACCATTCGTTTTGATGATGAAGTCACCCGCTATCTGTTTTGGCGCAATTTAATGGATCCTTATGCGCGGGAATGGCAGAACGATTGCTCGCGCTGGGATTTGCTCGATGTGGTTCGAGCTTGCTATGCACTGCGCCCTGCAGGGATTGAATGGCCAGTCAATGACGAAGGGAAAGTCAGCTTTAAGCTTGAGCACTTAAGCCAAGCCAATCATTTGGCACATGAGGCAGCGCATGATGCCTTGTCGGACGTCAGAGCGACGATTGCTTTAGCGCGCTTGATCCGCGAAAAACAACCGCGGCTGTTTGATTTTTGCCTTGCTTTACGCAAAAAAGATCGTGTTTTTGACGAAATCAATTTGGCCAACCCCAAGCCTTTTATTCATATTTCGGGCATGTATGGGGTTGATCGCGGCAACTTGGCGATCGTTTGGCCGCTGGCGACGCACCCCACCAATAAAAATGAAATCATCGTTTGGGATTTGGCCTTTGATCCTAGCGAGCTATTTACGCTGGACGCGGCAACGATGCGCGAGCGCATGTTTAGCAAACAAGCCGATTTAGCCGAGGGCGTTACACGGCTCCCCATCAAGACCATTCATGCCAATAAATCGCCGATTGTGGTCAACAATTTAAAAACGCTAAGCGCAGAGCAAGCGACCCTTTGGGGGGTTAATCTGGACCTCATTCAAACGCATGCCGCTAAGTTGGCCAATAGCCCTGATTTAAGCCCGATTTGGCGCGATGTTTTTAAGCGGAATAACCAAGGCGAAACCATTGATGTCGATGCCAATTTATACGGCGGCTTTGTTTCTCCGACCGATCGCCGTACGCTGAACCGCATTCGCACCCTCTCGCCAGAAAAACTCGCGCTAGAACAAGCGCACTTTGACGACAGACAGCTAGAAGAATTATTTTTCCGCTATCGCGCCAGAAATTACCCAACGAGCTTAAACGAACAAGAAGTGCAGCGCTGGGACAAATGGCGTAGTGAGAAACTGTTTGATGGTGCCGCAGGTGCGCGAACGCTCGAAGCGTATAGCGAAGAAATTGATCGCCTTTCAGAAGACACCGACGAGCGCGGTGAAACAATTTTGGCAGCGCTTTATGATTACGCAGAAATGATTGCGCCAGAAATAAATTATTGAGGTATTAGTCTGTAGCCTATTATTTTTATAATCTACAGGTCAATACCTATAAATTCTGATAAATAAGTCATCTCAGTTAGGCGCTGGCTGGCCTGCGAAAGAGTGGCCAATTGGGGCCATTCACGCTGATATTGGCATTGCTTTCGCGGGCAAGCCCGCTCCTACGGGATTTTGCTAGGCTGGGTCGCTAATCGGGAAATAAATTCAGGGATTACCGCAGTGAGTCCAATACTTAAACAAAAAATCCTACAGGTTTGTGAGCAGAAAATCGCGGCAAAGGGCGAAAACGTGGGCTTATCTTTTTATGCTTTTTTCGCCAATAAAAACACCAATCCCGCCCTATTGATGGAGGCTGCCACGTGGTGGATTCAAACGCATCAGCTCGATCATTTTGAAAAAGCCAGCAAAATTAAAGCGCTGGTTGATGCACAAGATTGACGTTGAATGACTGTTATTTTAAAAAACCATTGCAACGGCGAATGCAGCATCAGGATCAGCAGGCGTACTACCTCGTCGTCAACTTGTTTGCACTGGGGATGGTTTCATCCCCCATTTCTCAATTGTTTTTTTCAAATCTTCGATCTTGACTGGTTTTGAGAGAAAATCATTCATCCCCACGGCGTAGCAATGGCGGATATCTTCAGCAAACGCATTCGCGGTGAGCGCGACAATTGGAATACTTCGTTTTGCATTATCGAGTGTGCGAATCGCCTCCGTCGCCGCAAAACCGTCCATTTCTGGCATTTGGCAATCCATAAACACTAAGTCGTAATCATTTTGTTGTACCGCATTGAGCGCCTCACGGCCATCGGCGACCACGTCGACCCGACAACCGATTTTCTCTAACATCAATACCGCAATTTTTTGATTAATTTGATTGTCCTCTGCCAGCAAAACATAGGTTTTATGCTGCATTTCAGCAATATGATGCACCGTCACCAAGGCCCTTTCATCCTCAGGCTTTTGCTGCAGATTGAGTACTTCGTTTAAACACGCATGTAATTGCGCAGTACGAATCGGTTTACTTAAAAATGCGGCAAAGCCAATTTCTTTGGCCAATGCGGCCTGCCCTTGCTGACTCACGGCGGTTAATAACACCAGAGGAAGGCTAGCATCCAATTGTCGAATAGCGCGGCCCAAGCCTAAGTTATCGACAATAGCGACGATAAAATCAGACTGATTAGCGAGCCGAGCGAGCACAGCGGCCTCATCGGCAAACACCTCAACGACTAAACCCATACTTTGTAATTGCAAACTGAGCAATTCGCGATTAATTGCAAAGTGCTCCAGCAGCAAAACTCGCTGCCCCTGTATGGACGGCGCCAAGCTAGGCTGACCGCTATCGCTTTCGGCAGCATCAAGCAAAAGATTAAACGAGAAAGTGGCGCCAGCGCCAAGCTGACTCTTTAGCTTAATATGACCACCCATAATCTCGCATAAGCGCTTACAAATCGACAATCCCAAGCCCGTACCACCAAATTGACGCGTGGTGGATGAGTCGGCCTGAGTAAAGGGCTGAAATAATTTAAGCTGCACTTCTGGCGAAATGCCCACCCCAGTGTCTGAGATGGCAATAAAGAGTCGATATTGCCGCTCATTGACTGGCTCGGCATGAACTCTGGCAATCACTTCACCTTGCGCGGTAAATTTAATCGCGTTATTGAGCAAATTAAGCATAATTTGCCGAATGCGAGCAGGATCACCACGCAGCCGCCACGGCGTAGAGGGATCAATCAAGCATGCCATGGTGAGATTTTTTTCTGCTGCTTTGGTCGAAACTAGATCGAATGTGTCCTCTAAAGTACAGCGAACATCAAAATCGATCTGCTCAATTTCTAATTTACCGGCTTCAATTTTTGAAAAATCGAGCAAATCATTAATTTGGCACAGCAATAAATCACCACCGGAATGAATCGCAGCCAAAAATTCATGTTGTTGACGATTTAATTCGGTATCGGCTAATAGCGATGAAAAGCCTAAAATCGCATTCAGTGGCGTTCGAATTTCATGACTCATATTGGCTAAAAATGCACTCTTGGCTTTATTGGCTAATTCAGCGATATTCAGTGCTTCGGATAATTCATTTTCTATTTGTTTTCGTGCCGTTAAATCCATAATAATGGCGCCAAAATACACTGCACCATTAAATTCCCAAGCCGATAGCGAACAGGCAATGGGAAATTCATGCCCTTGCCGGTGTAATGCCAATAATTCTGTTTGTTGTGCAAAGCCCATTTCGCTGTCCGCCTTGGCATTCGCAGCAAAAACAGCCTGATAAATAGCTCGGTCTGCTGGTGAAATCATTATTAATAAACTATCACCGAGGATTTCTTCTTTGCGATAGGCAAATAATTTTTCGGCACTGGCGTTAAATGACAGAATTCGCCCAGAGGCATCGGTAACAATAATGGCCTCACCTGCGGTATCGACCAGCGAACTAAATTTGGCCTCAGATTCTCGCAACGACGCGGCCATTGTTTTTGCCAAGCGCATCGCTTTATGATTACTCAGCAATAAGGTGCGCAATAAGGCAAACAACAAAACACTCACCAGTAAGCCACCCATCAAAATATTTCTTTCATTTTGATAACCAACAGCGGCAACAAACGCCTTGCTGGGCGCGAGCTGTAATGTCCATTGGTGATTAGGTAAATTCAATGTAAATACCTGCGGGCGTAAATCTGAATCTCCCCAAGCCGGTGTCGTCTGATTCGCAAACATCAACGCCTTAGGGTTCGTGGTAGCGCCATCAAATAACTGGAGATGAAACTGTTGCAAGCCTTGTCCTAGCGTAGCCAAGGTCCAATCTTTCATCCGAAATGGGCTGGCAATCACGCCACGAAAAGCAGCTTGCCGCTGCGCCACGGTATTCGTCGGCATCGCACGCTGAAATACCGGCACCATTAAGATGCTGCCGTTTTGTTGATCTTGCTGCGTTTCTTGTCGCAACTTGATTTTGCCAGTAAGCGTTGGCTGGCCGGTATCGCGAGCCAATTCAATCGCATGACGTCGTACTACTTCAGAATACAGATCAAAACCGATAGCACGCTGGTTTCGCCAAGTATTCGGCTCCAGATAAGTAACGATCGTAT contains:
- the folD gene encoding bifunctional methylenetetrahydrofolate dehydrogenase/methenyltetrahydrofolate cyclohydrolase FolD, producing MTAQILDGKAISQEIVAEVRTKVDARVAAGQRAPALAVILVGSDPASQVYVGNKKRQCENAGITSFAYDLPADTSEAEVLKLVAELNTRDDVDGILVQLPLPKHIDADKVIELIDPIKDVDGFHPYNIGRLVLKMPLLRPCTPRGVMTLLEKTGIDLVGKDAVVVGASNIVGRPQALELLLARATVTICHSKTKDLAEKVRGADVVVAGVGIPNFVKGEWIKEGAIVIDVGINRLENGKLCGDVEFDAAKERASWITPVPGGVGLMTVATLMQNTYDACVNRSK
- a CDS encoding CHASE domain-containing protein is translated as MRQPFGFLPTYLPSCLFGLLYFVVAKYSLHLAFAATSVSPIWPPAGIAIAGMILIGYRSIPFLVIAAFAANLTNLWVQNLPINLQSILVCAAIGVGNSLEAFVGAMLIERWIGHAQLLARFQNVFRLVLIALLAALCSALIGCLSLIWGGVLPAAAWLNVFSTWWMGDVCGILVMTPLVLCFWSAALERKPLPKLRIIMAFFAILALLLAIVFTPVFAQSSPLLLLLLLPPIAWAAWHDQGRGVTACVFVVVSVAIWATLQGRGSFADQDLNSALISLDSFVAVWCVIGLALAADLNERQRLALSHRVDAKDLMPWLVLLIGIALTITAWDQAQKSRREQNQLQFNRQAQELAERIIERIKIYEHILLSVNGLFAIKEITSPEEWHQYIEHLFIQQRLPGVQGISYAAYLRGAAQKSQFEKTQQKIRPNFQVQPAGEREIYTIVTYLEPNTWRNQRAIGFDLYSEVVRRHAIELARDTGQPTLTGKIKLRQETQQDQQNGSILMVPVFQRAMPTNTVAQRQAAFRGVIASPFRMKDWTLATLGQGLQQFHLQLFDGATTNPKALMFANQTTPAWGDSDLRPQVFTLNLPNHQWTLQLAPSKAFVAAVGYQNERNILMGGLLVSVLLFALLRTLLLSNHKAMRLAKTMAASLRESEAKFSSLVDTAGEAIIVTDASGRILSFNASAEKLFAYRKEEILGDSLLIMISPADRAIYQAVFAANAKADSEMGFAQQTELLALHRQGHEFPIACSLSAWEFNGAVYFGAIIMDLTARKQIENELSEALNIAELANKAKSAFLANMSHEIRTPLNAILGFSSLLADTELNRQQHEFLAAIHSGGDLLLCQINDLLDFSKIEAGKLEIEQIDFDVRCTLEDTFDLVSTKAAEKNLTMACLIDPSTPWRLRGDPARIRQIMLNLLNNAIKFTAQGEVIARVHAEPVNERQYRLFIAISDTGVGISPEVQLKLFQPFTQADSSTTRQFGGTGLGLSICKRLCEIMGGHIKLKSQLGAGATFSFNLLLDAAESDSGQPSLAPSIQGQRVLLLEHFAINRELLSLQLQSMGLVVEVFADEAAVLARLANQSDFIVAIVDNLGLGRAIRQLDASLPLVLLTAVSQQGQAALAKEIGFAAFLSKPIRTAQLHACLNEVLNLQQKPEDERALVTVHHIAEMQHKTYVLLAEDNQINQKIAVLMLEKIGCRVDVVADGREALNAVQQNDYDLVFMDCQMPEMDGFAATEAIRTLDNAKRSIPIVALTANAFAEDIRHCYAVGMNDFLSKPVKIEDLKKTIEKWGMKPSPVQTS
- a CDS encoding helix-turn-helix domain-containing protein, whose product is MVNQELIVFGLRLKQLRLEQGLSQEQLGLLADLDRTYISGIERGVRNVSLLNILRLANALNLPAIKLFEQGGRS
- a CDS encoding DUF2075 domain-containing protein, with product MNDISRNDAGAVNLEITSQRIQDIVHQAKLKQQKAICFVTGVPGTGKTLVGLNIATSHQHLHDDEHAVFLSGNGPLVEVLTEALARDAIERGSLYSKAHELRSAEAKIQNIHRFRDESLKDLTAAPPEKVVIFDEAQRAWDLASTAKFMTQKRGQKAFNQSEPDFLISVMDRHCDWCVIVALIGGGQEINTGEAGLQGWVDALVSRYPHWSVHFSEKLSQIEYAGRDVCFAGIKNAYAEPSLHLSTSMRSFRAETLSHMIHYLIANEADKAAGCYQKFSANFSIKVTRDLTSAKNWIKNQARANETKGLIASSGGIRLKPEGIFVKNRLAAADWFLNSPEDVRSCHYLEDVATEFDIQGLELDWSIVAWDADYRYRKGRFEHWKFTGSSWKQRNKEEQKRYLENAYRVLLTRARQGLIVFVPKGDEQDDTRLPKFYDETYDYLVACGLDQI
- a CDS encoding DUF6500 family protein — translated: MSPILKQKILQVCEQKIAAKGENVGLSFYAFFANKNTNPALLMEAATWWIQTHQLDHFEKASKIKALVDAQD
- a CDS encoding DUF1294 domain-containing protein, producing the protein MIKNGKLIQWNDDKGFGFVSTENGERYFLHIKAIKRTTKGRPQIGDLVTFEAGRDGQGRQLALAAVVGQLARPIKKKVTSSGWDLIDSLTLMLLILWPALIWRSGLGQLIFPVVLLLSICAFFAYGRDKTQAQNQERRTPEDTLHGLALLGGWPGAWIAQRVFRHKTQKGSFRWTYLLTVIGNLVGLWFLPVVYATATSG
- a CDS encoding quinone-dependent dihydroorotate dehydrogenase; this encodes MAYQLAKPLLFMMDAERAHHAAFKGLGLLHSTGFLRTLTPTVQNNPVTVMGIEFPNPVGLAAGLDKNGDYIDTLAELGFGFLEIGTVTPRPQTGNPKPRLFRLPEARAIINRMGFNNGGVDQLIKNVEASQYKGVLGINIGKNADTPIENAVDDYLIGLRKVYNHASYVTVNISSPNTKNLRQLQQASEFGALLQALKTEQARLADQYDRYVPIAVKIAPDLDGNQIQEMGELLIANQIDGVIATNTTLSRTGVEHLRHGQEAGGLSGEPVRAKSTSVIRELSRVLDGALPIIGVGGIVSGEDAAEKIRAGAAVVQIYSGLIYEGPQLIADCAQAIARA
- the sbcB gene encoding exodeoxyribonuclease I; translation: MDSTFFWHDYETFGATPRLDRPSQFAGIRTDSELNEIGEPLMIYCQPANDFLPDPFACLLTGITPQTCLEKGVPENQFANLIERELAQPGTIGVGYNTIRFDDEVTRYLFWRNLMDPYAREWQNDCSRWDLLDVVRACYALRPAGIEWPVNDEGKVSFKLEHLSQANHLAHEAAHDALSDVRATIALARLIREKQPRLFDFCLALRKKDRVFDEINLANPKPFIHISGMYGVDRGNLAIVWPLATHPTNKNEIIVWDLAFDPSELFTLDAATMRERMFSKQADLAEGVTRLPIKTIHANKSPIVVNNLKTLSAEQATLWGVNLDLIQTHAAKLANSPDLSPIWRDVFKRNNQGETIDVDANLYGGFVSPTDRRTLNRIRTLSPEKLALEQAHFDDRQLEELFFRYRARNYPTSLNEQEVQRWDKWRSEKLFDGAAGARTLEAYSEEIDRLSEDTDERGETILAALYDYAEMIAPEINY